A genomic region of Nostoc sp. UHCC 0702 contains the following coding sequences:
- a CDS encoding patatin-like phospholipase family protein yields the protein MTNQVHTQSVLTFDGQDDYIDFGKNDLGGVFAQGSSAFTISGWINPHQLTNQATTYGTRNVFFARSSDRYSDNFEFGISEEGNLDVYIDEGVGRVIKTFGNGELTVGQWHFFAIIFNQGQISIYLDEHEYTGSVTGSSLNKATSPITLGATLHNRIYFTGQLANISVWNYPCIQEQIQTHRSGLIVGNEEGLVAYWKLDEGEGTTVRNQTGNVHNGTLRGNPTWDLAHIPFGAQSSNESEIQQNETTQTNTETEESGSIQTLIISQPESEETKTEETSQSEVSNNILINSQPESEETKTEETSQSEVSNNTLISSQPESEETKTEETSQSEVSINVQQQEQPQILTQEQSKKTMNTTAKPKYKILSIDGGGIRGIIPAIILAEIEKRTQKPIFTLFDLIAGTSTGGVLALGLTKPRLTSELSEDLSVAEYTAEDLLQIYIEYGAEIFYEPFFEQILGQLEDIFIQPKYSSEGREEILRKYFGDSPLENNLKEVFVTSYDIEQRIPVFFTNKLEKQQIESRKFRKLCTGFTVTDAALATSATPTYFAPHRVSTSHNPGGYYTLVDGGLVANNPTNLAIVEAQISKQENEESLNTEDILIVSLGTGSLTTIYPYKDVKNWGLLQWARPLLNIVLDGGSEVIAGELERLFEHKGNQSSYYRFQTFLPSELEAIDNTKPENIRQLQAIAARLIIERSQQIDELCSLLSS from the coding sequence GTGACAAATCAGGTACATACCCAATCAGTTCTGACATTTGATGGCCAAGATGATTATATAGATTTTGGCAAGAATGATCTTGGTGGTGTTTTCGCTCAGGGTAGTTCAGCTTTTACAATTTCAGGATGGATAAATCCTCATCAACTAACAAATCAAGCCACTACCTATGGAACGCGCAATGTCTTTTTTGCCCGTTCTTCAGACCGATACAGTGATAATTTTGAGTTCGGTATTAGTGAAGAAGGGAACCTAGATGTATATATTGATGAGGGTGTTGGAAGGGTTATCAAAACCTTTGGTAATGGAGAATTAACTGTCGGACAATGGCACTTCTTTGCCATTATTTTTAATCAAGGTCAAATAAGTATATATCTTGATGAACATGAATATACTGGGTCTGTTACAGGTTCTTCTTTAAACAAAGCAACTAGTCCTATAACTCTGGGTGCAACTTTACACAATCGCATATATTTCACTGGACAATTAGCTAACATTAGCGTCTGGAATTATCCCTGTATTCAGGAACAAATCCAGACGCATCGTTCTGGGCTGATAGTCGGAAATGAAGAAGGATTAGTAGCTTACTGGAAATTAGATGAAGGAGAAGGAACAACTGTCCGTAACCAGACTGGAAATGTTCATAATGGAACTTTGCGTGGTAATCCTACTTGGGATTTAGCACATATTCCATTTGGGGCACAATCATCGAATGAAAGCGAAATACAACAAAATGAAACAACGCAGACGAACACAGAAACAGAAGAATCTGGCAGCATTCAAACCCTGATAATTTCCCAGCCAGAGAGTGAAGAAACTAAAACAGAGGAAACAAGCCAAAGTGAAGTTTCAAACAATATCCTGATAAATTCCCAACCAGAGAGTGAAGAAACCAAAACAGAGGAAACAAGCCAAAGTGAAGTTTCAAACAATACCCTTATAAGTTCCCAACCAGAGAGTGAAGAAACCAAAACAGAGGAAACAAGCCAAAGTGAAGTTTCAATCAATGTTCAACAGCAAGAGCAACCGCAAATATTAACTCAGGAGCAATCGAAAAAAACTATGAATACAACAGCCAAACCCAAATATAAAATACTTTCCATTGATGGAGGTGGTATTCGGGGTATTATTCCAGCAATCATCTTAGCAGAAATTGAAAAGCGGACACAAAAGCCAATTTTTACTTTGTTCGATTTAATTGCTGGTACTTCAACCGGAGGAGTTCTTGCACTCGGACTAACCAAACCACGATTAACTTCAGAGTTATCTGAGGACTTGTCAGTGGCTGAATACACTGCTGAGGATCTCTTACAAATATATATTGAGTACGGGGCTGAGATATTTTACGAACCATTCTTTGAACAAATACTCGGTCAATTAGAGGATATATTTATCCAGCCGAAATATTCTTCTGAGGGAAGAGAGGAAATTTTAAGGAAATATTTTGGAGACAGCCCTCTGGAAAATAACCTCAAAGAAGTTTTCGTAACTAGCTACGATATTGAGCAGCGAATTCCTGTATTCTTCACAAACAAACTTGAAAAACAACAGATTGAATCTAGAAAGTTTCGCAAGTTGTGTACAGGTTTTACGGTGACAGATGCGGCATTGGCGACGAGTGCTACTCCGACTTATTTTGCTCCCCATCGGGTTTCTACTTCTCATAATCCCGGCGGTTACTATACTTTAGTCGATGGAGGATTAGTTGCTAATAATCCAACAAATTTGGCTATTGTAGAGGCGCAAATTAGTAAACAAGAAAACGAAGAATCCCTCAATACCGAGGATATATTGATAGTTTCTTTAGGTACGGGTTCCCTGACGACTATCTACCCTTATAAAGATGTGAAAAATTGGGGACTCTTGCAATGGGCGAGACCACTTTTAAATATTGTCCTTGACGGTGGTAGTGAGGTAATAGCCGGAGAATTAGAACGGTTGTTTGAACATAAAGGTAATCAATCTTCTTATTATCGGTTTCAAACATTCCTACCAAGTGAACTGGAGGCAATAGACAATACTAAGCCGGAAAATATTCGTCAACTCCAAGCAATAGCCGCTCGACTGATTATAGAAAGAAGTCAACAAATTGATGAATTGTGTAGCCTTTTATCTAGCTAA
- a CDS encoding MvdD family ATP-grasp ribosomal peptide maturase: MAVLIITFSQDNESIPLVIKAIEARGEKAFRFDTDRFPTEVKLDIYHGDAERVIITDGEQKLDLSEVSSVWYRRMRYGLKIPQSMDKQYREASIQECRTTVRGMIASIKGFHFDKMINVDRANNKQLQLQVAREVGLLTPRTLTTNNPEAVKQFASECQEQGIVTKMLSSFAIFGERGEEFVVFTTPVTDDDLENLEGLRFCPMTFQENVPKALELRTTIVGHQVFTAAVDSQSLEGSTYDWRKEGRALKDAWKPYDLPEDVEKKLLKLMDNFGLNYGAIDIIVTPDGRHVFLEVNPVGEFFWLEVFSPHFSISSAIADILLTQK; this comes from the coding sequence ATGGCAGTATTAATAATTACTTTTAGTCAAGACAACGAAAGTATTCCTCTGGTAATAAAAGCAATTGAGGCTAGAGGCGAAAAAGCATTTCGTTTTGATACAGACAGATTTCCCACGGAAGTGAAGCTAGATATTTACCACGGTGATGCTGAGCGGGTAATTATTACTGATGGGGAACAGAAGCTGGATTTGAGTGAAGTTTCCTCGGTTTGGTATCGCAGGATGCGCTATGGACTAAAAATCCCCCAATCAATGGATAAGCAATATAGAGAAGCGTCAATTCAAGAATGCCGCACCACTGTTAGGGGTATGATTGCCAGCATTAAAGGATTCCACTTCGACAAAATGATAAATGTGGATCGGGCTAATAATAAGCAACTACAGTTGCAAGTTGCACGAGAAGTAGGACTTCTTACCCCACGCACTCTAACTACAAATAATCCAGAGGCAGTTAAGCAATTTGCCTCGGAGTGTCAAGAGCAAGGTATAGTCACAAAAATGCTTTCTTCTTTTGCTATCTTTGGCGAACGGGGGGAAGAGTTCGTTGTGTTTACCACTCCAGTTACAGATGATGATTTGGAGAATCTAGAAGGACTGCGTTTTTGTCCGATGACGTTTCAGGAAAACGTGCCAAAGGCGCTGGAGTTACGCACGACTATTGTGGGACATCAGGTATTTACTGCGGCAGTAGATTCTCAAAGTTTGGAAGGTTCTACTTACGATTGGCGCAAAGAGGGGAGGGCATTAAAAGACGCTTGGAAACCTTATGATTTGCCTGAAGATGTTGAGAAAAAGCTGCTCAAATTAATGGATAATTTTGGGTTAAACTATGGGGCGATAGATATTATTGTCACCCCCGATGGTCGGCATGTATTCCTTGAGGTTAATCCAGTTGGGGAATTTTTCTGGCTGGAGGTGTTTTCACCACACTTCTCAATTTCTAGTGCGATCGCGGATATTCTACTTACTCAAAAATAG
- a CDS encoding MvdC family ATP-grasp ribosomal peptide maturase, with translation MHLSRDVVLLITHSGDFFTIDRVAEALSKKGAQPFRLDTDMFPLEVQLTAQFDNSKTYHTIEYGNQFISTEQVQAVWMRRIWEPKLGTELAPQFQQACVRESRATLNGFWDSLKDARWVDHIDRVDAAQNKLCQLRVASEVGLTIPKTLVTNKAEAAREFFHQVNGKMVSKLLTTLSYSMEASSSFFLYTSKVKEEDLQDAESLRYCPMVFQEQIPKRLELRVVYVNGKVFVGALDAGVYAASKADWRKPGVDVGAWLHHELPDEVVRRLQAFMGKFGLLFGSLDIILTPSGEYVFLENNPVGEWGMIEKDLDLPIASAIADALLEKKG, from the coding sequence ATGCACCTGTCGCGTGACGTTGTATTATTAATTACTCATAGTGGTGATTTTTTCACAATAGATAGAGTGGCCGAAGCTTTATCAAAAAAAGGGGCGCAACCATTCCGCCTCGACACTGATATGTTTCCGCTAGAAGTGCAGTTAACAGCACAATTTGACAATTCTAAAACCTATCACACCATAGAATATGGCAACCAGTTTATCAGCACAGAGCAGGTGCAAGCTGTTTGGATGCGGCGCATTTGGGAGCCAAAACTGGGTACAGAATTGGCTCCACAGTTCCAACAAGCTTGTGTTAGAGAATCACGAGCGACTTTAAATGGTTTTTGGGACAGCCTCAAAGATGCTCGTTGGGTAGATCATATAGATCGCGTAGATGCTGCACAAAACAAACTGTGTCAGTTGCGGGTTGCGTCTGAAGTAGGTTTGACGATTCCCAAGACGCTTGTCACCAACAAAGCTGAAGCAGCACGGGAGTTTTTCCATCAAGTCAACGGAAAAATGGTGAGCAAGCTATTAACTACTCTTTCCTACAGTATGGAAGCTAGCTCCTCGTTCTTTCTTTACACCAGCAAGGTGAAAGAAGAAGACTTACAAGATGCTGAGTCACTGCGCTATTGTCCGATGGTTTTTCAAGAGCAAATTCCTAAGCGTTTAGAATTGCGCGTGGTGTATGTGAATGGCAAAGTATTTGTGGGGGCGCTAGATGCAGGTGTTTATGCAGCATCGAAAGCTGATTGGCGTAAACCTGGTGTTGATGTTGGCGCATGGCTACATCATGAGCTTCCAGATGAAGTAGTGCGTCGTCTCCAAGCTTTTATGGGTAAGTTTGGGCTTTTGTTTGGCTCGTTGGATATCATCCTCACACCATCAGGAGAATATGTGTTTTTGGAAAATAATCCTGTAGGAGAGTGGGGAATGATCGAGAAAGATCTAGATTTACCGATCGCGAGTGCGATCGCAGATGCGCTACTTGAAAAAAAGGGATGA